The window CGCTCTGCTCCCGGGGGGCCAAAATCCGGTAGAGGAAGCCGTTCACCGGCACGTCGTCGATGGGCCGGTAGGCCTGGCCGATAGCATCTAACACCGGCTGGGGATAGAACTGGGCCCGCAACACCACCACCCCGAACTGCTGCTCCCGGATCATCCGGATCAGCGGCTCCGGGTTGAGCTTGCCGTTCTTGTAAAGGTTCAGCAACTGGGTGGGGTTCGTGACCGGTTCCTTATCCGCCCACAGCGCCCACGAGGCCTCCTCGGTGAGGGCGGGACCCGGCGCATCCCGCACATAGGCCACCACCTTCCAGCCGTTGCGGAGATCCTCCGCCGTGGGCAGATGCCCCAGCTGGGTGTAGCCCACGCGATCCACATAGCGGACCCCCTCCAGACCCAGCAGCCGGGCGACGGGCCGCGTCAGCGGGTGATCCGTCGGCAGATGGAAGACCAGAGTCGCCTGGAGGAGCAGCGCGAGAGGGACGGCCAGGTCGGTCACGGCCCGCCCCGTCCATCCCTCCAGACGGCTCAAGAAACGGGCTGCGGCCAGGATGCCCGCCACCACCGCGGTGATGAAATACGATTCCCCTGCCCCCCATTTGCCCGCCAGGGCCCCGCCGGCCGCCGCGAAGACCGCCCAGACGCTGAACAGCGAGAGCCGGTCGAAGTAGAGCTCATAAAGGACCAGCGATAACGCCAGGATCAGGACCACCGCATGGAGCCGGAACCACTGGCCATAGAGGAAGAAGGCCTGGCGGTAGTCATACTCGTTGATGTTGGCCTCGATGATGTGCAACCACCAGTAGCCCTGCGTCGCCCAATTGACCAGGAAGAAGAGGACCAGATTGGCCCCCGCGAATCCCAGTGCCCACCCCATCGCCCGACGCGGATCCCGCAGGAAGAGATAGGCCAGGACCGCCAGCACGGTGATCAGCGCATGCTGTTTGGTCCATCCCGCCGCCATGAGCGCCAGGGAGCCCCAGATCAACGCCCGGCGGTCCGGGAAGCCGTCCGCCCGGGCCAGGGCCAGCACCGCCAGGGTCTCGAACAGCACCATCATCATATGGCTGCGGGAGAGCGGGCCGATGTGATAGACGTAATTCGAGGCCAGGACCATCCCTCCCGCCCATCCCGCGAGGGCCCAGCGCCCGGTCCACCGCCGGACCGCCAGGCCTACCGCCGCCGCCAGGGCCAGGGTCGCCGCCGTCGAGAGCAGCCGCCCGGCGATCAGCCGCGGCCCGAAAATCCACACCAGCGGAACGGCCAGCAGATGGAAAAGCGGCGGGTAGTTGGAGGCGTAGAAGGGGTAAGATTCGATGTCGCGGTAGGGCCACTGCCCCCGGGCGAAGTAGATGGCGTCCAGGAGCTCGAAGCCCTCCCCCTGATCGTAATCGAAGGGGAAGCGGAAAAGGGCTGCGGCGTAGATCCCGAAGATCAGCGCATAGGCCAGGTAGGCGAGCAGGACCGCGGCCCACAGCCCATAGGCGATGGCTCGGAGAGGACGCGACGGCAGACCGGTCATCGTTGCTGCGCTCATCCGAGGATGAACGACACCGGAGGATCAGGCCGGCCGGCCATCCCACACGAGCAGAGGGAGGGCGAGGACCGCCAGGATCACCGCCACCGCCAGGGCCGCCTGCTGGAGCGGCCCCCATTCCGGCGAACGTCCCATCCGCATGGCCTGGATCAGCACCTGCGACCCGGCCAGCGCCAGAGCCCCCAGCAGCATCAGCACCCCTACTCCCCGCTTGCTCATCGCTGTCCCTCCGCAAACACCCGGAAGGAACGAACGTCCGTGACGGGGAACCGCGCCTCAAAGTCCCGCGCCGCCCCGGGCGAGGTGGGCTCCTGGGAGAAGACCACCTGGCGGAAGCCGAGCAGGCGATCCTGGCCATCGTAGAAGGCTACGACCACGTTGATCCGGCGCAGCGGAGCGGCGTCGGCGTTGCGCGCCTGGCCGCGGACCACGAAATCGGTCCCCTCCTCGCCCCCCTGGGCGCGGAGCACTTCCACGGGCCCGTAGCGCTGGCCGGGCTCCCGGGTCGGCTCGGCGCGGACCACCCGAGCCTCGGCCCGGGCGTAGCCAGCCGGGACGGTGGCGAAGACCAGGGCGAAGGGGGAGCGCCCGCCTGAGGCCAGGATCTCCAGGGCCGTCCCGGCGATCCCAGCTTCCAGCTCCCGACCTTCCCCGTCCCGGAGCACGATTTGCACCTGAACGTTCTGCATCGGATGGGGCTGGGGGTTGATCACCTCCCCCACGCAGCTCAGGCTGCCCAGGGCGCTGGCCGTGCAGCGGAACCCTTGCACCAGCAGCGGCATCGGCGTAGGAGTGGGCAGGCGGGGGCTCTCCTCTCCTCCCCCACCGGGCGCTGGGATCACCAGCTGCTGCCCCACCTGCAGCAGCGTCGGATCCGTGATCCCGTTGGCTTCCTGAAGGGCCGACACCGACACCCCATACTTCAGGGCGATCCCATACAGCGTGTCCCCGGGCTGCACCACGTAGATGATCGGCGTCGGACTGGGGGTGGGCGTCGGGATCGGCGTGGCGGTGGGCACCCGCACCACCACCGGCGTGGCCGTGGGGATCCCGGTTTGAACGTCCGGGGACGCCCGGGTCGGCGTCGGCCGCTCCGAGACCACCCGGCCGCAACCGGTCCACAAGAGGAACACAAACGCGGCGCCCCCGAGGATCCACCCTCTCCCACGAGGCATCATTGGAATTGGACCCTCCCAACATCTGGGATCATGGCTCGAATTATACCCTGAGCGTGGAAGCGCCGTGGGGCCCCGCTCATTCCGTCTCCGGCTCCGGGGAGGTTTCGAGGCGCTCCTCCGGCACCACCCCCAGCTGGAGCAGGGCCGTTCGCACGTGAGGCCAGCCGGCCCGCTGCAGGATGACCGCTGTCGGGGAGAGCACGTCCTGCACATAGCGGCGGGCCTCGGTGGCCAGCAGCTGACGGAGCAGCTCCGGATCGCTGACCTGAAGCACCAGGGCCCACTCCACGCGCGCTTCCGTCCCCCGCGCAGCCCAGCGGGCCAGCGCCTGTCGGAGGGCATCGGGAGGCGTCAGCTCGTAACGTCGGAAGAAATCCAGGATGCGCTCCGGGCCGATGTGCTGGGATCGGGCGCGAGCCAGGGAACGGGCGGTGATCCGGTAACGATACACCTCCCCCGAGGAGATCCAGTCGGCGATGCGGGCCACCTGGAAGCGCTCATACCGCCGGCCCGCCCCCACCTCAATGGTCCCATCCGCCAGCAAGACGAACCGGGTGTCCCCCTCCGGAGGCGGATCGCCCCGACCCAGGTAGGCGGCCCCGAAGGGCGAGAGGCGGATCCGATCCGGCTCCCCCACTTCCAGGACCCCCAGCCAGTGCAGCGGGCCGAGGAGCAGATAGCGAAGGAGCGCCCCTTCCACCCGATCCCAGTGCTCGAAACCTCGCAGATACTCCCCGGTCTCCGCGTCCCGGATATACCAGGTTGTGAACTCCGCCTCGGTGCGCTGGAACGTGGGGTTCCGGTTCCGGATCTCGTGGATCAGATCCGGGACCGCATACCAGCTTCCCGGATCCAGCTGGCGGAGCAGCTCCAGGAGCGTCCGGCGGGCCAGCCGGGGGTCGTTCTGCCAGGATCCGGTGGGCTCCGGCCGCAGGGTGGGCACATGGAAGAGATCGTTCCACGTCGTATCGTCCCGCCATGCCTCCAGCAGGGCCCGCAGCTGCTCCATCAGCGGGGCCTGCAGCCAGCGGGTGGTCACCTCGGGGTCCAGACGCAGAGCCTCCCGGCGCACCTGGGTCATCCGCAGGACCCGGGCCAGATGCCAGAGCAGGGACCAGCGCTCCCGATGGGGCCAGCGCAGCTGCCGGCGCACCGCCGGGAAACGGGACCAGGCTTCCTCCGCGCTCATGGACGCCGCGGGGGCCTCGTTGTGGAGGAAGATCAGCAGCGTGCAGAAGTCATCCGCCGGCGTCGTGCCGGTCCGCCGGATGCGCGTCGGGGCCGGCGCGGTGGGGATCCGCTCGGAAGGCTCGGGCGGGGGGGACTCCTCCATGGCGGGCAGTCCGAGCCGCAGCTCATCGGGGAGGAACACCACCTCCTCGAAGCCGGCAGGCAGCTCGGCGAACCCGAAAAAGATCCACCCGCGGAACCAGAGGGCCTCCGCCGGGCCGGTCGGTCGTTCCCAGAGCCGCTCGCCCTCCAGGCGGGCAGCCCCGACCCGTCGGATCTCCCCGAAGCGCCGCTGGAAAGAGGCGGCGGGCATCATCCCGCCCGCCGCGAGCAAGGCCTGTAATGCCGCTCGTTCCTCCTCCCCCAGGCGGGCCCAGTGCGCCGCCTGGCGCTCCGGGTCCATCATCACGGGCAGCAGGCGGGCGATCAGCGCCTCCCGGGAGAGCTGATCCGGATCCACCTCCCAGAAGCGGGCGATCACCCGGAGATGGGCCCCATCGAGATCGTTCAGGCTCTGTCGCAGCGAGCGAACCGGCATGCGCGTTCCTCCCTGTTCATTTTACCGAAACCTCCAACCGCTCAAGCCGGGATCGGGGAGTTCCGGCCTTCACGGCGACGGCCAGGCCGTCCGGCCCGAGGGGCCGGCAGATCCGGAACGGACTCGGATCCTCAACGTGCAGGCGGCCAGGCCCTCCACACCTCCAGGGCATCCCCAAGCATCTCCCTCCACAGGAGGGGCTTTCGCCCCCCACCCTTTGTCTTCCAGACGGGAAGGTTCGCGGGGGAAAGCGCTCCCGCAGCCCCGAACCATCCGCCTTCGAGACGAGAAGGTCGCGGCGAAAGCCGCTCCTACAAAAATCGGCCTTTGCAGGAGGGGCTTCAGCCCCGAACCCCTGCCTTCGATGACCCGAGGCCACGGATTCCCGCAGCGGATGGCCGAAATGAATTTCGGCCTGCAAAGCGACCGATGG is drawn from Thermoflexus hugenholtzii and contains these coding sequences:
- a CDS encoding LysM peptidoglycan-binding domain-containing protein, encoding MFLLWTGCGRVVSERPTPTRASPDVQTGIPTATPVVVRVPTATPIPTPTPSPTPIIYVVQPGDTLYGIALKYGVSVSALQEANGITDPTLLQVGQQLVIPAPGGGGEESPRLPTPTPMPLLVQGFRCTASALGSLSCVGEVINPQPHPMQNVQVQIVLRDGEGRELEAGIAGTALEILASGGRSPFALVFATVPAGYARAEARVVRAEPTREPGQRYGPVEVLRAQGGEEGTDFVVRGQARNADAAPLRRINVVVAFYDGQDRLLGFRQVVFSQEPTSPGAARDFEARFPVTDVRSFRVFAEGQR
- a CDS encoding helicase-associated domain-containing protein — protein: MPVRSLRQSLNDLDGAHLRVIARFWEVDPDQLSREALIARLLPVMMDPERQAAHWARLGEEERAALQALLAAGGMMPAASFQRRFGEIRRVGAARLEGERLWERPTGPAEALWFRGWIFFGFAELPAGFEEVVFLPDELRLGLPAMEESPPPEPSERIPTAPAPTRIRRTGTTPADDFCTLLIFLHNEAPAASMSAEEAWSRFPAVRRQLRWPHRERWSLLWHLARVLRMTQVRREALRLDPEVTTRWLQAPLMEQLRALLEAWRDDTTWNDLFHVPTLRPEPTGSWQNDPRLARRTLLELLRQLDPGSWYAVPDLIHEIRNRNPTFQRTEAEFTTWYIRDAETGEYLRGFEHWDRVEGALLRYLLLGPLHWLGVLEVGEPDRIRLSPFGAAYLGRGDPPPEGDTRFVLLADGTIEVGAGRRYERFQVARIADWISSGEVYRYRITARSLARARSQHIGPERILDFFRRYELTPPDALRQALARWAARGTEARVEWALVLQVSDPELLRQLLATEARRYVQDVLSPTAVILQRAGWPHVRTALLQLGVVPEERLETSPEPETE
- a CDS encoding glycosyltransferase family 39 protein, which gives rise to MTGLPSRPLRAIAYGLWAAVLLAYLAYALIFGIYAAALFRFPFDYDQGEGFELLDAIYFARGQWPYRDIESYPFYASNYPPLFHLLAVPLVWIFGPRLIAGRLLSTAATLALAAAVGLAVRRWTGRWALAGWAGGMVLASNYVYHIGPLSRSHMMMVLFETLAVLALARADGFPDRRALIWGSLALMAAGWTKQHALITVLAVLAYLFLRDPRRAMGWALGFAGANLVLFFLVNWATQGYWWLHIIEANINEYDYRQAFFLYGQWFRLHAVVLILALSLVLYELYFDRLSLFSVWAVFAAAGGALAGKWGAGESYFITAVVAGILAAARFLSRLEGWTGRAVTDLAVPLALLLQATLVFHLPTDHPLTRPVARLLGLEGVRYVDRVGYTQLGHLPTAEDLRNGWKVVAYVRDAPGPALTEEASWALWADKEPVTNPTQLLNLYKNGKLNPEPLIRMIREQQFGVVVLRAQFYPQPVLDAIGQAYRPIDDVPVNGFLYRILAPREQSAAP